GCTGGAGCTGCACACCGCCGTGGGCGACGCCGCGGACCGCACCCTGTGCGTGGACCCGCCCCGGGTGCGCCAGATTCTGGTGAACCTGCTGAGCAACGCGGTCAAGTTCACCGACCACGGCGCGGTCGCCGTCCGGGCGGGAACGGAGGGGCGCCGCACCTGGATCGAGGTGCGCGACACCGGCCCCGGCCTTCCCGCCGGGAGCGAAGAAGCGGTATTCGAGGAGTTTCTGCAGCTGGCTTCGGCCAACCGCAGCAAGCGAGAGCCCAGCAGCGGGCTGGGGCTGGCCATCAGCCGGCGGCTGGCGCGCGCCATGGGCGGAGAGCTTTCCGCACGGAGCGCGGCCACGGGCGCCGCGTTCACCCTTACCCTGCCCGCCGAGAACGACGGGTAGGAACCCCCGGTCCGAACACGCGGACCGGGCATCATCCCGGTCCATTTACGTGACTGCAGACCCATGAAGACAATCATCCGCCCCGCCCTGATGCTGGCCGCCCTGCTCCCCTTTGCGGCCTGCGGCGACGACAACTCCACCGGCCCCGGCCGGTACAGCGGCACGCTGGACTTTCAGTACTCCGGCGCCTATTCCGGCAGCTTTCACGCGGAAAGCGACGTGCTGCCCCGCGACTTCGACACGGGCTCCGCGGTGTTCGGCCAGCGGACCCAGGACGTGGCGGGTGACGAAGCGTACATCTTCGCCCAGCAGGACGGCCCCGGCTCGATGGTGGATAACCTGATCTTTTCGGTTGCCGACCCCGCCGTGGGCACCGTGAGCTGCGCGATCATCGACGAGAACTGCCCGCTGTCCGCCATCCTGGTGCTGGGCGACGACGGCGCCCGCGAGGATGACGACGCCGACGCCATCCTGCTGAGCAGCGCCGGCTCGGTGACCATCACCAGCATTACGGACAAGCGCATTCAAGGCAACTTCCAGTTCACGATGTCCGACCTGTTCGAGGACGAGCAGACGGTGACGCGCATCACCAGCGGCTCCTTCGACGTGCCGCTGCTCAGCTCCACGGACGGCCTTGGCGGCTCGCTCTCCCGGATGAGCCCCGCGCGCCTCAGCCGCTCGCGCTGAGCGCCGCGTTCGCATAGGATTCAGCGCCGGCGCGGAGGTTCCCCGCCGGCGCCGGTCCGCGGTCCCGACTTCCCGATGATGATGCGTTCTCCGCTGGTTCGAATCTGTTGCGCCTTTGCCGCCGCGATCGCGATGGCGGCCTGCTTTGGCGATCCCGCCGGGCCCACGGAGTTTCCCTCCGGCTCGATGCGCTTTTCGTACGTGCGCATCGACACGGGGGGCGTGCCGCTGGCGGACTCGGTTGCGTTCGCGGCGGAAGGGCCGGTGACGCTGGACAGTTACTTCAGCGGCACGTACGCGTTCGGCCTGCTGAGCACGACCTTTACGGACAGCCAGGCCGTTCGCGTGTACGGGCAGCAGGCGCAGGAAACAGAAGGCGTGTACGACGGGATGCTGCTGTTTATCGCCAGCCCCGCCGTGGGCACCGTCACCTGCGCCGTGACGAGTTCGCCGCTGACCTGCCCGTTCGCGGCGACGTTCCGGGTCGGCGCGTCGGAAGACGTCCTGGCCTCCGATCCCACGATTCTGGTCACCGCGCGCTCGGGCTCGGTGACCATCACATCGGTGGATGACGGGCGGGTCAAGGGCACGTTCCGCCTGCAGATGCGCGGCACGGTGGATGGCCAGGCGGACGCGCTGGTGCGGGTGAGCGGCGGTTCCTTCGACGTCCCGCTCACGTCGTCGGACTCGCTGACTGTCGGCGGCTGACGATCCTTTTCGGTGGATTGGATGCAGAAGCAAGGGAGGCCGCGTGGTGCGCGGCCTCCCTTTTTTTCATCTCATCCCCGGACGGAACTGCCGTTTCACACGGAGGTCACGGAGGATGCACGGAGGGCACTGAGGAACAGCGGGGACAACGGAAGAGCATCACACAGAGTTAACAGAGTCAACAGCAGGGATGGACGGACCGGCCCCCCTGCCGCTCTGGATGATCATCCCTGAATCTGTTCTCTGCTGACTCTGTGTGAGACATGCTGTTTCCATGGTCAGCGGAGGCGCTCGGCGAGACGCAGGGCGTCAAAGGGGGCGTGCACCTTGGCGTCGTTGTCAAAGTACACGAACACGTCGCGGCCGGCGGGGTCGTCCGGAGCGCGCGGGGCCACGCACGCCGCGTCGCCGGGATGGCGGCCGCGCCGCCACTCGCGGATGCGCGCCGCCCACCAGTCCAGCTGGTCGTCGCGGTAGCCGCTGGCGTACAGTTCCTCCGCGCCGTGCAGCCGCACGTAGACGAAGTCGCCCGTCACGTCCTCGGCGTACGGCCACTTTCCCGCCGTGTCCGCAAAGACGAAGGCCGCGTTGTGCGCCCGCAGCAGGTCCACGAACGCGGGCGACAGAAAGCCGGGGTGGCGCACCTCGAACGCGTGGCGGATCGGGCCGTCGTGCTCCGGCTCCGTCCACGCACGCCCGTCCAGCCGCGCGTCGTGCCCGCGGGCGATGGCGGACGCCTCGGCGTGCGTGCGCGGCAGCCGGGCGAGGAAATCCGCGAAGCGGGCTTCATCAAACTTCATCCGCTCCGGAAACTGCCACAGCACGGGCCCCAGCTTGTGCGACAGGCACAGGACGCCGCTGGCCAGGAAGTTGGCGAGCGCGTCATCCACGTCCTTGAGCTTCTTGAGATGGGTGATGAACCGGCTTCCCTTTACGGCGAAGCGGAAGTCGTCCGGCACCGCCTCGTACCAGGCGCGGTAGCTGGAAGGGCGCTGCAGCGAGTAGAAGGAGCCGTTGATTTCGATGGTGTTCATCCGCGAAGCGGCCCAGGCCAGCTCGCGCCTGCGGGCCAGCCCCTGGGGATAGAACACGCCGCGCCACCCGGCGTACGTCCATCCCGAAATCCCCACGTACGTGTGCCCCGTGCCCTGTCTGCTCGCCATGGCGCGGGGATTCCGCAACAACGAAACCGCGGCGGACCACAGAAGGGGTCCGCCGCGGTTCGATGTTCTACGCGTCCCGGCGGGCCGGGACGGGCGGGCTCAGTGCGCGGCGGCCGGGGCCGCGGCGGCGGGAGCAGCCCCGGCGGCGGGGGCGGTCGCGGCGGCCGGGGCGGCGCCGGCCTGAAGCTGCTGGGCCATCTGCAGGTGCTGGGCGACGGCCGGTTCCACGGCCTGCAGCATCTGCTTGAGCTGCGGATCGCGCGCGTTGGGGATGAGCGTGGTGCGCAGCGCCTGCAGCGTGGTCTGGTGCGCCTGCACCTGGTGCGCCAGGTACGCCGCGTCGAACTGCTCCGCGGTGGCGGCCTGAAGCTGCGTGAGGGCGGTCTGCATCGCCTGCTTCATCTGCTGGCTCTGCGCGTTGTCCTGCGGCTGCAGCCCCTTGGCCTGCAGCGCCTGCTGCATCTGCTGCTCCACACGGGTGTGCTCGTCCACCATGCGCTGCGCGAACTGCTTGACCTCGGGGCGCGTGGCCTTCTGCAGGGCGATGTTGCTGGTCTGGATCTCGTCCTGGTTGGAGGCGGACGCGATGGCGGCCATGTTCGCGTCCGTCACCGGGCCGGCCGCCGGGGCCGCGGAAGGCGCGCCCATGGGAGCCGTGTCGGCCGTGAGCGGAACCGCGCGCCCGGCGTCGCTGGGCGGAGTCTCGATGTCGGGATTGGGCTCCTTGGCGCACCCGGCCGCCAGCGCGGCGCAGGTGAGGGCGAGCAGGCTTGCACGGACGGAACGCATCATGGGGTCCTCACGCGAGGGATTGGGATAGCCGCCAGCCGCGGCGCAGGACGCGCGCGCGGGGATTTTCGCGGGCGGGAAATACGCAAATCCGGTGCGAGGGACAAGGCAGGAGGGGGAGTGCGTGAGTGCGGGGTGCGTGAGTGCGGGGTGCTGAGTGCGTGAGTGCGGTGGATCAGATCAGGCGTGACGGGCGGGGTTCGCGGGCGGCCCCCACCCGGGCCGGCACCACCGGCCCACCCTCCCCCAAAACAGACTGGGGGAGGGTTGGGGGAGGCGGATGATTCGGCGCGGGGAGCGGAGTTGGTCGCGGCGGCGAGTCTGGAGCGAATGAATCCGCCGCTCCAGAAGCGGGAACCCCGGACTCATGACCGCTGGCGCGTCCACGATCGGGGCTTCAACTGCGTTGGGGTCGCCAGCGGGTTGAGGATGCAGCCCGCGGCGGCTGGCTTCGCGGTGTCTAACCGCACGTTCCACCGCGAAGTGGCAGCCCGGGACGCACGCCGAACCCGCCTCCGCGCGGAACGGCTCCCCCTCCCCCGCTTGCGGGGCGAGGGGGCTGGGGGGAGGGGGGAGCCCGCCGCCGCACGTCACCGTCCGCAACGCACGGTACTGGGGTGTGCTCCCTCTCCCACATCCGTTCGTGGGAGAGGGTCGTCGCGCGCAGCACGCGGGGTGAGGGCCCCAACCGGGGCCGCACCGGACGCCGTCCCGCACCAGTCGCCGGTGGATCGGGAAACGCACCCTCGTAATGTCCCGGTTGCCCCGCTCCGTCCCCCCGAATACGTTCCCTGCTTCACGCCTGGCGCTCCGTCCCGGACCCCTGCGCGGCGCCTCCCCGGCGTCCGCACGGGATCCGGGTGACGCGCCGCTTCCCGCCGCGGTCATGCCATTCACCTCTCCGCCCATCGTTCACGCCCCCGGCCGCCTGGCCGCCCTTGGCCGCACCGGACTGCTCGACACCCTCCCGGAAGAATCGTTCGACCGGCTTACGCGCCTGGCCTCGCGGCTGCTGAACACGCCCATCGCGCTGGTCTGCCTGATCGACCAGGACCGGCAGTTCTTCAAGAGCGCCGTGGGGCTGGGCGAGCCGTGGGCCAGCCGCCGCGAAATGCCGCTGGCGTACTCCTACTGCCAGCACGCGCTCGAATCGGCCGTGCCGCTGGTGGTGGATGACGCGCGCCTCAATCCCGTGCTGGCCGACAGCCCGGCCGTGAGCGAAAACGGCTCGCTGGCGTACGTGGGCGTTCCGCTCACCAGCGAGGGCGAGTCGCTGGGCACCCTGTGCGTGGTGGACACCCGGGTGCGCCACTGGACCGATGAGGACGTGCAGACGCTGGCCGACCTGGCCGCGGGCGCGCAGGCAGAGATCGACCTGCGCCGCGCGGGCCGCCTGGCGCGCGCCGGGCAGCAGTACCTGCGCGCGCTGGTGGATGCACAGCAGGCCGTGAGCGCCGCCGGAACGCTCCCCAGGGTGATGCGCGAAGTGGTGCTGCGCGCCTGCCTGCTCACCCGCGCCGACGCCGCCGTGGTCGAAACCCCGGACGGGAACGAGATGGTGTGCCGCGCCGCCTGCGGCACCGCCGAACACACCGTGGGCGCGCGCCACCCGCTGGGCACCGGCATCTCCGGCCTCGCCCTGGGCGCCGGGGAGCTGTTCCACGCCGCCGACACGGACGAGGCCGTGGGGTTCGACGCCGACGCCTGCCGCGCGGCGGGAATGCGCTCGGTGATCACCGTCCCCTTTGCCGGCGTGGACGGGATCGACGGCGTGCTGCACGTCACCTGCGGCCGCCCCCACGCCTTCAGCGAGGCCGACGTCAACACCGTGCAGCTGCTGGCCACACTCCTGGGCGCGGCGCTGCAGCAGGACCAGCGGCTGGCCCGCGAACAGGCGCTGGTGGCCGAACTGGGACAGAGCGAGGAGCGCTACCGCGCCGTGGTGGAAACGCTCAACGAGGCGGTGCTGGCGATCGACGACGAGGGCGTGATCCGCTTCGCCAACCCCGCCGCGGAGGCCATCTTCGGCTATGCCGCGCCTGAGCTGGCCGGCCAGCCCGTGCGCCTGCTTCTTCCCGGCCACACCCCCGGGCACCTGGCCGGCGTCCGCACCGCCGAAGCCCGCGGCGTGCACCGCACCGGGCGCGAGATTCCGCTGGAAGCGTCGTTCGCCGAGTACCGGCGCGGCGGCGAACGCATTCACGTGGGCGTGCTGCGCGACGTCACCGACCGGATGCGCGCCGAACGCGAGGCGCGTGAAGCCGGCGACGCCCTGCGCGCACTGGTGAACGCGTCGCCGCTGGCCATCATCACCCTGGACGAGCGGGGCGACGTCACCCTGTGGAACCCCGCGGCGGA
The genomic region above belongs to Longimicrobium terrae and contains:
- a CDS encoding DUF72 domain-containing protein yields the protein MASRQGTGHTYVGISGWTYAGWRGVFYPQGLARRRELAWAASRMNTIEINGSFYSLQRPSSYRAWYEAVPDDFRFAVKGSRFITHLKKLKDVDDALANFLASGVLCLSHKLGPVLWQFPERMKFDEARFADFLARLPRTHAEASAIARGHDARLDGRAWTEPEHDGPIRHAFEVRHPGFLSPAFVDLLRAHNAAFVFADTAGKWPYAEDVTGDFVYVRLHGAEELYASGYRDDQLDWWAARIREWRRGRHPGDAACVAPRAPDDPAGRDVFVYFDNDAKVHAPFDALRLAERLR
- a CDS encoding DUF4142 domain-containing protein — encoded protein: MMRSVRASLLALTCAALAAGCAKEPNPDIETPPSDAGRAVPLTADTAPMGAPSAAPAAGPVTDANMAAIASASNQDEIQTSNIALQKATRPEVKQFAQRMVDEHTRVEQQMQQALQAKGLQPQDNAQSQQMKQAMQTALTQLQAATAEQFDAAYLAHQVQAHQTTLQALRTTLIPNARDPQLKQMLQAVEPAVAQHLQMAQQLQAGAAPAAATAPAAGAAPAAAAPAAAH
- a CDS encoding PAS domain S-box protein, whose amino-acid sequence is MPFTSPPIVHAPGRLAALGRTGLLDTLPEESFDRLTRLASRLLNTPIALVCLIDQDRQFFKSAVGLGEPWASRREMPLAYSYCQHALESAVPLVVDDARLNPVLADSPAVSENGSLAYVGVPLTSEGESLGTLCVVDTRVRHWTDEDVQTLADLAAGAQAEIDLRRAGRLARAGQQYLRALVDAQQAVSAAGTLPRVMREVVLRACLLTRADAAVVETPDGNEMVCRAACGTAEHTVGARHPLGTGISGLALGAGELFHAADTDEAVGFDADACRAAGMRSVITVPFAGVDGIDGVLHVTCGRPHAFSEADVNTVQLLATLLGAALQQDQRLAREQALVAELGQSEERYRAVVETLNEAVLAIDDEGVIRFANPAAEAIFGYAAPELAGQPVRLLLPGHTPGHLAGVRTAEARGVHRTGREIPLEASFAEYRRGGERIHVGVLRDVTDRMRAEREAREAGDALRALVNASPLAIITLDERGDVTLWNPAAERIFGWAADEVLGRPVPFVPERFRDEHRTRREQVLAGAEISGLEALRLRRDGTLMPVSVSVAPLPGRDGGARGLVSFTEDITQRLETRGQLEAYSRELERSNRELQDFAYVASHDLQEPLRKIQAFGDRLQSQYAAGLGEEGADYLRRMQAAAMRMRSLIQDLLAFARVTSQARPFAPVPLEQVAHEVAGDLQARIDETGARVEIGALPQVEADASQMRQLLQNLIANALKFHRDGVAPVVRITAAPAEGGMTAIRVRDNGIGFDERYLDRIFTPFERLHGRREYEGTGIGLAICRKIAERHGGGITAHSTPGEGATFVVTLPVSHSAQTGVR